In Candidatus Kaistella beijingensis, a genomic segment contains:
- a CDS encoding Txe/YoeB family addiction module toxin, which translates to MKYIFVDESWEDYLYWQKTDKKKLKRINDLLKDISRSPFDGIGKPEALKHKYSGFWSRRIDDEHRLIYKYQEGEILIAKCRFHYD; encoded by the coding sequence ATGAAATATATTTTCGTTGATGAATCTTGGGAAGATTATCTTTATTGGCAAAAAACCGATAAGAAAAAATTGAAACGAATAAATGATTTATTGAAAGATATTTCTCGAAGTCCATTTGATGGAATTGGGAAACCTGAGGCTTTAAAACATAAATATTCTGGGTTTTGGTCGAGAAGAATTGATGATGAACATAGATTGATATATAAATATCAAGAAGGAGAAATTTTAATTGCAAAATGTAGATTTCATTACGACTAA
- a CDS encoding type II toxin-antitoxin system Phd/YefM family antitoxin, which translates to MLIASVSDFRKDIKSYLDRVAKNFETLIINRGKDSGIVVMSLEEYNSLMATNHELSSRTNEMRLDSAIQKLKNGKSFSKELIVE; encoded by the coding sequence ATGTTAATCGCAAGTGTTTCTGATTTTAGAAAAGATATAAAATCATATTTAGACCGAGTTGCAAAAAATTTTGAAACTCTTATCATTAATCGTGGAAAAGACTCTGGAATTGTGGTGATGTCTCTTGAAGAATACAATTCTTTAATGGCGACAAATCACGAATTATCGTCAAGAACTAATGAAATGCGTCTTGATTCTGCTATTCAAAAATTGAAAAATGGAAAATCCTTTTCAAAGGAATTAATTGTAGAATAA
- a CDS encoding cryptochrome/photolyase family protein: protein MKTKISIFWFRRDLRLEDNAGLCQAMASGFPVLPIFIFDTAILDALENKSDRRVDYIHQALSAINLALKNYHSKLSSFYGKPLEIFQQLSQEYDIQAVFCNRDYEPQAIERDTEIYNFFQSQLIPFKAFKDQVIFDKNDIVKNDGTPYTVYTPYAKKWKEILTEKDYHIHNADFNHFLKQDFTEIHSLKDIGFKKTDFHFDTPKLEAKIIDEYDKYRDFPALQKTTQLGVALRFGTISIRKCVDFALQHNQTWLGELIWREFFMQILYHFPKVVSHSFKTKYDFIQWRNDEQEFKLWCNGKTGYPIVDAGMRQLNETGYMHNRVRMIVASFLCKHLLIDWRWGEAYFAEKLNDYDLSANNGNWQWAAGSGCDAAPYFRVFNPALQTEKFDKNFEYIKKWLPEFGTEKYPKPIVEHSFARDRALKIYAEAVK from the coding sequence ATGAAAACTAAAATTTCCATATTCTGGTTTCGTAGGGATCTGCGATTGGAAGATAATGCAGGATTGTGTCAGGCTATGGCTTCGGGATTTCCGGTATTGCCAATTTTTATTTTTGATACAGCTATTTTAGATGCGTTAGAAAATAAAAGCGATAGACGAGTAGATTATATTCATCAGGCACTTTCAGCTATCAATTTAGCATTAAAAAATTATCATTCAAAACTGAGTTCTTTTTATGGAAAACCTTTAGAAATTTTTCAACAACTTTCGCAAGAATATGACATTCAAGCGGTGTTTTGCAATCGGGATTATGAACCACAAGCCATCGAAAGAGATACCGAAATTTATAATTTTTTCCAAAGCCAACTCATTCCTTTTAAAGCATTTAAAGACCAGGTGATTTTTGATAAAAACGACATTGTAAAAAATGACGGAACGCCTTATACGGTTTATACGCCTTATGCTAAAAAATGGAAAGAAATTTTAACCGAAAAAGATTATCACATTCATAACGCAGATTTTAATCACTTTTTGAAGCAAGATTTTACCGAAATTCATTCTTTAAAAGATATTGGATTTAAGAAAACAGACTTTCATTTTGACACGCCAAAATTAGAAGCAAAAATCATTGATGAATATGATAAATACAGAGATTTTCCGGCACTTCAAAAAACAACTCAATTGGGGGTTGCGTTAAGATTTGGAACCATCAGTATTCGTAAATGTGTGGATTTTGCTTTGCAACACAATCAAACTTGGTTAGGCGAATTGATTTGGCGGGAGTTTTTTATGCAGATTTTGTATCATTTTCCAAAGGTGGTCAGTCATTCTTTTAAGACGAAATACGATTTTATACAATGGCGAAATGACGAGCAGGAATTTAAGTTGTGGTGTAATGGAAAAACAGGTTATCCGATTGTAGATGCCGGAATGAGACAACTGAACGAAACGGGTTATATGCACAATCGGGTTCGAATGATTGTTGCCAGTTTTTTGTGCAAACATTTGCTGATAGATTGGCGTTGGGGCGAAGCGTATTTCGCTGAAAAGTTGAATGATTACGATTTGTCTGCCAACAACGGAAACTGGCAATGGGCAGCAGGTAGTGGTTGCGATGCTGCACCTTATTTCAGGGTTTTTAATCCAGCATTGCAAACTGAAAAATTCGACAAAAATTTTGAATACATCAAAAAATGGTTACCCGAATTTGGAACTGAAAAATATCCAAAACCGATAGTAGAACATAGTTTTGCCAGAGATAGAGCTTTAAAAATTTATGCTGAAGCAGTAAAATGA
- a CDS encoding DUF4145 domain-containing protein produces MFLEKKILGINKTDKKGKKYLCDNLQCKIDALHENKLLVKENAESLHELRFLGNEALHELEKPSIEELKLAIEILELTLENIYELQHKAMILKQKKTIRKK; encoded by the coding sequence ATTTTTCTAGAAAAGAAAATTTTAGGAATTAATAAAACTGATAAAAAAGGAAAAAAGTATCTATGTGATAATTTGCAGTGCAAAATTGATGCGTTACACGAAAATAAATTATTAGTAAAAGAAAATGCAGAAAGTTTACATGAATTAAGATTTCTAGGAAATGAAGCACTTCATGAATTAGAAAAACCATCTATTGAAGAATTAAAATTAGCAATTGAAATATTAGAATTGACCCTCGAAAACATTTATGAATTACAGCATAAAGCAATGATTTTAAAACAGAAAAAGACCATAAGAAAAAAATAA
- a CDS encoding flavin reductase family protein, which produces MEKLIRTAFVNSLSGFKSLNLIGTKSNAGQTNLTIFNSVCHIGANPPLMGFISRPNSVERHTLENILETNYYSINHVNQNIFKKAHQTSARYARHQCEFDETGLTSIYKNNFIAPFVEESSIQIGLELKELLPIKSNDTLLIIGEILDVYFPDDVLQEDGVLDIEKAGTVVGSSLDGYHTTQLINRLRYAKP; this is translated from the coding sequence ATGGAAAAATTAATAAGAACTGCTTTTGTCAATTCATTAAGTGGATTTAAAAGCCTTAATTTGATTGGAACAAAAAGCAATGCAGGGCAAACCAATTTGACAATTTTTAACTCGGTTTGTCATATTGGTGCAAATCCGCCATTAATGGGATTTATATCTCGCCCTAATTCGGTAGAAAGACATACGCTAGAAAATATTCTGGAAACGAATTATTACAGTATTAATCACGTTAATCAAAATATTTTTAAGAAAGCACATCAAACATCCGCACGCTACGCTCGCCACCAATGTGAATTTGACGAAACTGGTCTTACTTCAATTTATAAGAATAATTTTATTGCACCTTTCGTTGAAGAGTCGTCTATACAAATTGGTTTGGAACTAAAAGAGCTATTACCGATAAAAAGCAATGACACGCTGTTAATTATAGGCGAAATCTTAGATGTGTATTTTCCAGATGATGTGTTGCAAGAAGATGGTGTGCTTGATATAGAAAAGGCCGGAACTGTAGTGGGATCTTCGCTAGATGGCTATCACACCACACAATTGATTAACCGATTAAGATATGCAAAACCGTAA
- the mnmE gene encoding tRNA uridine-5-carboxymethylaminomethyl(34) synthesis GTPase MnmE → MNQDTICALATANGIGALGIIRLSGQEAVSIAQKSFKGKNLEKQKSHTVHYGYMVDGEEIIDEIMVSVFLAPKTFTTENVVEISFHGSPFIGKRILEVLIKNGARMAKAGEFTMRAFMNGRIDLSQAEAIADIIASENEASRKVAINQLKGGITNEISILRTDLLNFVSLIELELDFAEEDVEFADRTALIGLLKRIEEKLKSLIESFQYGNAVKNGVAVAILGKPNAGKSTLLNALLKEERAIVSNIAGTTRDTIEELLHIKGNAFRLIDTAGLRETTDEIEKIGVKKAIEKVEQAEILIYLIDSATDDFTEDLLMIKPLLRDDLKLIICATKIDEVIPSQHEKMEALLRQEIAQEFDFIKISALENQNLQDLKNELSSYVEELKTQENNVVITNQRHFQALQKSLESVQKVEEAVHTKISTELLAYELRNALEYLGEISGEFTNDEVLGNIFSKFCIGK, encoded by the coding sequence ATGAATCAAGATACGATCTGCGCATTGGCGACTGCCAACGGAATAGGAGCACTCGGAATCATCCGTCTTTCCGGGCAAGAAGCGGTAAGTATTGCCCAAAAATCTTTCAAAGGTAAAAATCTGGAAAAACAGAAAAGCCATACCGTGCATTACGGCTACATGGTGGATGGTGAAGAAATCATCGATGAAATTATGGTTTCGGTTTTTTTGGCTCCAAAAACTTTTACTACAGAAAATGTGGTGGAAATTTCCTTCCACGGTTCGCCTTTCATTGGGAAAAGAATTCTTGAAGTTTTAATTAAAAACGGAGCAAGAATGGCGAAAGCCGGCGAATTTACCATGCGTGCATTCATGAATGGAAGAATTGATCTTTCTCAGGCAGAAGCGATTGCAGATATAATTGCCAGCGAAAATGAAGCGTCCAGAAAAGTGGCGATAAATCAGCTGAAAGGTGGAATTACCAATGAAATTTCGATTCTAAGAACCGATTTGCTCAATTTTGTATCGTTAATAGAACTCGAACTGGACTTCGCAGAGGAAGATGTAGAATTTGCTGACAGAACAGCACTTATTGGACTTTTAAAAAGAATCGAGGAGAAATTAAAATCGCTTATCGAAAGTTTCCAGTACGGGAATGCGGTGAAAAATGGAGTAGCAGTGGCGATTTTAGGAAAACCCAACGCCGGAAAATCAACGCTGCTAAATGCCCTGCTGAAAGAAGAGCGCGCCATTGTGAGCAATATTGCCGGAACTACCCGCGACACGATCGAAGAATTGTTGCACATTAAAGGAAATGCTTTCCGGCTGATTGATACCGCTGGTTTAAGGGAAACTACCGATGAAATCGAGAAAATCGGTGTTAAAAAAGCCATTGAAAAAGTGGAGCAGGCGGAAATCCTGATTTACCTCATCGATTCGGCAACCGATGATTTTACCGAAGATTTATTGATGATTAAGCCGTTGCTTCGTGACGATTTAAAACTCATCATTTGCGCGACCAAAATTGATGAAGTAATACCATCACAACACGAAAAAATGGAGGCCTTGCTAAGACAGGAAATCGCACAGGAATTTGATTTCATCAAAATATCGGCACTCGAAAACCAAAATCTTCAGGATCTGAAAAACGAGCTTTCCTCCTATGTTGAGGAGCTTAAAACACAGGAAAACAATGTCGTAATCACCAATCAGCGACACTTTCAGGCCTTGCAAAAATCCTTGGAATCCGTTCAGAAAGTAGAAGAAGCGGTACACACCAAAATCTCCACCGAACTCTTGGCCTATGAACTTCGTAACGCCCTGGAATACCTCGGTGAAATTTCGGGAGAATTTACAAATGATGAGGTTTTGGGGAATATTTTTTCTAAGTTTTGTATCGGAAAGTAA
- a CDS encoding putative quinol monooxygenase: MEKFAILARVEAKPGKENEVLEFLKSALPLAEGEPGTVRWYALQIGPSTFGIFDTFGTTDARDAHLNGEIAKALMANASELLAKEPVLEMVDLLAVK; this comes from the coding sequence ATGGAAAAGTTTGCAATATTAGCAAGAGTAGAAGCAAAACCGGGTAAAGAAAATGAAGTATTGGAATTCCTAAAGTCTGCCTTGCCGCTTGCGGAAGGTGAGCCAGGAACCGTAAGATGGTATGCTTTACAAATTGGCCCTTCTACTTTTGGTATATTCGATACGTTCGGAACTACAGATGCAAGAGATGCTCACTTGAATGGTGAGATTGCAAAGGCTTTAATGGCCAATGCTTCTGAATTACTTGCTAAAGAACCTGTACTTGAAATGGTAGATCTACTAGCAGTAAAGTAA
- a CDS encoding SecDF P1 head subdomain-containing protein, whose protein sequence is MKTALQILLFLFPLNFYAQSKEQKVEFLIDELGYFNSIKSKIFDYHIENLKNYGDKNDNRIKTLENKINDKEILKRLVNAYSKTYSENEINEIYKFYNSETGKKFAKSNNLVEENIKDNFVDVFEEIKRLQEENQQKKSHQASYLTNFFESKYEKQDGFYLVTENEIDREESNLELETNPLFTLKDIEEIESIYNDQGNLVIDIKFKNESAKKLKEITANNINKGMAIIVDKKIIIMPVIASEIPDGKLQISGPLSVEEMKNIVNKLKK, encoded by the coding sequence ATGAAAACAGCACTCCAAATTTTACTATTTCTTTTTCCATTGAATTTTTATGCCCAATCTAAAGAACAAAAAGTTGAATTTTTGATTGATGAATTAGGCTATTTTAATTCAATCAAAAGTAAAATTTTCGATTATCACATTGAGAATTTGAAAAATTATGGAGATAAAAATGATAATAGGATTAAAACACTTGAAAATAAAATAAATGACAAAGAAATTCTAAAAAGACTTGTTAATGCCTATTCCAAAACATATTCAGAGAATGAAATTAACGAAATTTATAAATTTTATAATTCTGAAACTGGAAAAAAATTCGCTAAAAGCAATAATTTAGTTGAGGAAAATATAAAAGATAATTTCGTAGATGTATTTGAAGAAATAAAACGGCTTCAAGAAGAAAATCAACAGAAAAAATCTCATCAAGCTTCATATTTAACTAATTTTTTTGAATCAAAATATGAAAAACAAGATGGTTTTTATTTAGTTACTGAAAATGAAATAGATCGCGAAGAAAGTAATTTAGAACTTGAAACTAATCCGTTATTTACACTAAAAGATATTGAAGAAATTGAATCAATTTATAACGATCAAGGAAATTTAGTAATTGATATAAAGTTCAAAAATGAATCTGCAAAAAAATTAAAAGAAATTACTGCAAATAACATTAATAAAGGAATGGCAATAATTGTTGATAAGAAAATTATTATAATGCCTGTAATTGCTTCTGAAATTCCTGATGGAAAACTACAAATTTCTGGACCTCTCAGTGTAGAGGAAATGAAAAATATTGTAAATAAATTGAAAAAATAA
- a CDS encoding Crp/Fnr family transcriptional regulator: protein MSEILRRQIEKITPLTDQEFEYILSHFTLKKFKKHQILILEGDTVQNDYFVMNGLLKASYLNQEGKEHIMQFAMEDWWITDYQAYFNQTEATFSIDALESTEVLTLSLYNREKLCADMHKIEHFFRKKSNNGYIALQRRILSLLNSNAKERYEQFISQYPTLLQRLPKTLIASYLGVSRETLSRLSV from the coding sequence ATGAGTGAGATTTTAAGACGTCAAATTGAGAAAATTACGCCATTAACTGACCAGGAGTTCGAGTACATCCTGTCTCATTTTACCTTGAAAAAATTTAAAAAGCATCAGATTTTAATTCTAGAAGGAGATACCGTACAAAATGATTATTTTGTGATGAATGGTTTATTAAAAGCATCTTACCTGAATCAAGAAGGCAAAGAACATATTATGCAATTTGCAATGGAAGATTGGTGGATTACCGATTATCAAGCATATTTTAATCAAACGGAAGCTACTTTTTCCATTGATGCATTAGAATCTACCGAAGTACTTACTTTGTCTCTCTATAACCGAGAAAAACTCTGTGCAGATATGCATAAAATAGAACATTTTTTCAGGAAAAAGTCTAATAATGGTTACATCGCGCTCCAAAGAAGAATTTTGTCTCTGCTGAATAGCAATGCCAAAGAACGCTACGAACAATTTATTTCTCAATATCCCACACTTTTACAACGATTGCCCAAAACATTAATCGCTTCATATTTAGGTGTTTCCAGAGAAACCTTGAGTCGGCTTTCGGTGTAA
- a CDS encoding transposase, whose protein sequence is MRRKTRRIFTAEQKILIVMEALRAENSIAELCRKHAIQESTFYKWNKEFIEAVKKQLSGDTVRQATSEEVSQLREENRKLKETVADLVIRYDIEKKVWKFWNNRKIQKVYEVVT, encoded by the coding sequence ATGCGCAGAAAAACCAGAAGGATTTTCACGGCGGAACAAAAGATCCTCATTGTGATGGAAGCCCTTCGGGCAGAAAATTCCATTGCCGAACTCTGCCGCAAGCACGCTATTCAGGAATCAACCTTCTACAAATGGAACAAAGAATTCATTGAAGCTGTTAAAAAACAACTCTCGGGAGATACTGTTCGCCAAGCAACCTCCGAAGAAGTCTCTCAGCTTCGGGAAGAGAATCGCAAGCTTAAAGAAACGGTTGCCGACCTTGTCATCCGCTACGACATCGAAAAAAAAGTTTGGAAATTCTGGAATAACCGAAAAATACAGAAAGTATATGAGGTTGTTACCTGA